CGTCTCGGCAATGGCCGCCTTGGCGGTCGGCAGGCCGAGCGCCTCGCATACGCGCTTGGTGTAGGCCTTGGAGGACTCGAGCTGCGCGGCGGCGGCGGAGGGGCCGAACACCCGTCGGCCCGCGGCGCGCAGCCGGTCGGCGAGGCCTTCGGCCAGCGGCGCCTCCGGGCCGATGACGACGAGGTCCATCGTCGCGGCCGCGGCCTCGATCTCGGCCGGGTCGATCGCCTCGGCGATGGTGGCGAGGCCGGCATTGGGGCCGCCGGCGAAGGCGAGGTAGGCGACCTTCGGCGAGCGTTTCACCGCCGCGGCGAGCGCGTGCTCCCGCCCGCCCGAGCCGACGATCAGAACTCGTGCACCCGAAGGCGCCGCAGACGGAGACGACATGCCGCGAAGGATCCTGTGTGCGTGTGATTTGCGAGCCGTCATAGACCATGCGAGGTCAGGAGGCGAACACCGGAGGATGGACCGTGGTAACGCGTGTGGACCAGGGGCGTGTGGCCGACGCCCCAGCGCAGAATTTCGTCGACCGGGTGCTGCCGCAGGCGCTGCGCCCCTATGCCCGCCTGGCGCGGCTCGACCGGCCGATCGGCTGGTGGCTGCTGCTGTGGCCGGGCTGGTGGAGCGTGGCGCTGGCCGGTGTCGCCCTCGGCGCGCCGCCCGACGTGTGGCATCTGGTGCTGCTGCTGGTCGGCGCGGTGGTGATGCGCGGTGCCGGCTGCACCTACAACGACATCCTCGACCGAGACATCGACGCGCGCGTCGAACGCACCCGATCGCGACCGATCCCGTCCGGCCAGGTGAAGGTCGAGGCGGCGATGCTGTTCATGCTGGGGCTGGCGTTCGTCGGCCTCGCGGTGGTGCTGCAATTCAACGCCTTCACGATCGTCCTGTCGTTCGGCTCGCTGGTGATCGTGGCGCTCTACCCACTCGCCAAGCGCGTCACGGACTTCCCGCAGGTGGTGCTGGGGTTCGCCTTCTCGTGGGCGGCCCTGGTCGGCTGGGCGGCGACATTCGGCAGCCTCTCCGCAGCGCCGGTGCTCATCTATGTCGGGTCGATCTTCTGGACGGTGGGGTACGACACGATCTACGCGCACCAGGATCGGCGCGACGATGCCATCATCGGCGTGCGCTCCACGGCGCGGCTCTTCGGCGGGCACAGCAAGCCGGCGGTGGGCGGGGTCTACGCCATCGCCGTGGCGCTGTTCGCGGCGGCGACCTACCTCGCCGGCGGTGGTGTGCTGGCGTTCGCGGGGCTGGCGGCGTTCGCGGCACACCTGGCGCAGCAGGTGACGCGCCTGTCGCCGGACGATCCGGCCGCCTGCCTCGCCGCGTTCCGGTCCAATCGCTGGGCCGGCTGGCTCTTCTTCGCCGGCCTGGTGGCCGACGGGGTGTTCGCCTCGATCTGAGCGGGAGGGCGCGTGCCGCCCCCCGTCGGTGGATCGCGCCCCTCGGTCAGAGGATGAAGTCGTCGGCCGAGAGGTCGGCCAGGGTGGCGCCCTCCACCGTGAGGCCGTCTTCCCGGCCGAAGGTGATGTGGACGCCGCGCCCGGTCTGCACCATCGCGCCGGTGAGCGCCGCGTAGGTCCCGAGCGACAGCGCGGCGAGATGGATCTTGTCCACGCCCGGCTCGAAATCGCGGATCGTGTCGTTCCCTTGGTCGGGACCGACGACGAAGCGGTCCGCCCCGCGCCCCCCGATCAGCAGATCCGTGCCGGTTCCGCCCCGCAGATTGTCGCGCCCGGCGTTGCCGAACAGGACGTCGTTGCCGTCCTGTCCGAGGAGCACGTCGTTGCCGCCTTCGCCGCGGACGACGTCGGCGCCCCGGCCGCCGCGGATCCGATCGTCGCCCTCGCCGCCCGACAGCGCGTTGCGCCCCGCGTTGCCGAGGATGAAGTTGGCCCGCGCATCACCGGTCACGTCGAGCCCCGCGGTGCCCGTCAGCGCCGCGACCTCGACGTTGCGGTAGGCGCCGAGGTCGATGTCGACGGTGGCGGAGCGCACCAGGTCGACCCCCTCGCCCGCCGCCTCGACGATGCGATCGCCCCGTTGGTCGACGACGTAGACGTCGTTGCCGGAGCCACCTTCCATCGTGTCGGCGCCCGGCCCTCCGTCCAGCGTGTCGTTCCCCGCGCCGCCGGCGAGCGTGTCGCCCCCGGCATTGCCGGAGAGGAGGTTGGCGAGGCCGTTGCCGCCGATGGCGTCCGCGCCCGACCCGCCGGACGCGTTCTCGATCGCGACCCCGCCGGCGATGGTGAAGCCACCGTAGATCCCCGCCGCGTAGGACACGACGCCCCCGCCGGTCGCAGCGGAACCGGTGATGGTCGCGGCGGTGAGGTCGATCACCGTGGCGCGGGTGCCGGCGGCGGCGATGGTGTCGACCCCGCCGGTGTCCCAGATGGTGGCGTAGCCGGTGCCGGGGGCGTTGGTCATGGGCAGGGTGTAGGTGTCATTCCCGGCGTTGTGGGTGGTGTCGGCACCGTATTTCTTCTGGATCAGGGCGATGTCGAGCGCGGCGGGCGTGAGATTGAATCCGTAGCGCTGGTCCGGCGACGGGCCGGACGGCCCGTCCCACCAACCGTCGTTGTAGGACATGACGGTGAAGACGCCCTGATCGAGGCTGGGGCCGCCGGTCGCGCCGGCCATGATGGTGGAGCCGCCACCGTCGTCGTGCGGGTGGGCGAGGCCCAGGCCATGCCCGAACTCGTGCAGGAAGGTGAGGAAGGTGTTGGATCCGGCCGCCAGGAGGCCACCCGCGGCATCGGACCAGAGGTCGGCGCCGTCGTTGAACCAGCCGACGCCCTCCTGCCAGCCGAGCGAGGGGTCGGGCGGGTTGAACCAGCCGAGCGCATCGCCGCCGGGATTCTTCGTCAGGATGAAGTCGGCCGTGCCGGCGCTCGCGACCTCCACGAAGCTCAGGTTGGAGACGTCCTCGTAGGTGCCGAGCGCCTCGAACACCTGGGCGCGCTCGTAGGGGGTCCAGTCGGCATCGTTGCGGCTACCGTCGAAGCTCTCGCCGCCCCGCGCGAAGTAGACCGCGACCGTGGTCCCCGCGACGCGCACGCCCCAGTCGATCGCCTCCAGAGGGTCTGCGGCGTCGGCCTGGGTGACCTTGAGCCGGTAGCCACCGGAATCGTTGGCGTAATAGGAGCCGGGGACGACGTAATAGGTCGCATCCTCGGCGAAGCCGATGGTGAGCGCGGCGTCGAGGCCGACCGCGTCGTCGTTCTCGGCGACGACGTTGCCGCGCGCGTCGACCAGGGTGAGGTAGGGATCGGACAGGCGCACGCCCGCGATGCGCACCGCGCTCAGGGTGATGTCGTACGTCTCGCCGGCGACGAAGTCGAACGCGTACCAGTCTTCGTCGATCGACGGGTGGTCGGGATTGCGGCGCACGACGATGGAGCCGAGGACCGGCGTGTCCAGGGCCAGGGGGGCCGCGGTCGCCGGTGTGTCGCCAGGGTCGCCGCGGTTGACGGCGGACGGGGCGGGGCCGGCCGGGCGCGGCTGGGGTGCGGCCTGCCCGCCGGGGGCAGGTTCGGTGTCGCGCGCCGAGGGTGCGCCGGTCGAGATCGTCCCTGCCATCAGGTACTCTTATACCGTGGAAGCGCTGCCGATCCCGCGCAATCTAGGCGCTTTTTCGACGAGCCGAATCTATCACTGCGCGCATCGCCGCAACAGGCATCGCACGCTAAAGTCAGCTACCGGGAAATGACGGTGGGTTCGATTTCCATGCGCACCATGGCGCCGGATCGCACCAGATCGCGGCCGAGCGAGCGGCAGCGGAGCACCCGCGGCGAACGGGCGGCGTGCGATACGTCGTAAGCCCGGCGCGAGGCGGTCGGGCGGGAGGTCAGCGTCGGGCGAGGCCGGCGCGGGGGAGGCGAGGGTCGGAATGCCCGGCGCGCCTCGGCGGGCGCCCCGGCGGGTGTCTCAGCGTGCGGCGCTGCGGTGCACGTCGGCGGCGCGGCGCTTGCGGCCGTAGCGGGAGCGGCGGCCGACCAGCGCGGAGCCCCGGCGGCGCGGCGAAGGCCGCTCGGCCAGCACCACGCCCATCGCGGTCAGCTCGGCGTGCACGCTGCCGTCTTCGTTGACGGCCAGCAGCGGCAGGTTCAGCGCCTTGGCCCAGGCCTGCCACTCCCGCGCCACGGTCGCAGCCTCGGTCGAGGTGGACAGCGGGATCGACAGACGCGGATTCTCGTGCACCAGGGTCAGGTTGAAGACCGGCTCGCCGTCACCGCTGCGCACCGCGACGCCCACCCCCCGGAAGGAGGAGACCGGCCGGGTGGAGATCCCGTCCGAGGCCGCCGCCATTTGGGTGACGTTCAGGGTGTGATTGGCAACCTCCAGCGCAACCGTCGTGTCGGCATCGCCGCTCATGAGGCCCTCGATCTTGCGCGGCGCGGTCGGCCGGCGGACACCCATGCGGTGTGGCTCCATGTCGTTGTCCGGCACCCAGCGGAAGGCGGACAGCGGGGCACGGACGGTCGCGATATGAACGGCATCGGGGGTCGACTGGCAGGCGGTGGCGTTCATGGGGCGTCTCTTCGAAACGTGAACTCGTCGGATGAAGAGAGACTACCCCCGCCGCTTTTCGTCTCGGCTAAGTGCGAATGGTGAATCCGGAGGCCGCTGTTGAGAGAGGCGTAACCTTGTCCGAGCGGGACCCGCAGAATGCCTGGAGGTTGGGTGAACGCCTTGCCGTGGCGATTCAGGCTTCCTAAACCCTATTCGATGCCAAACCCCACTGCGTTCTCAAACACTGCCGATCTGACCAGCCTCGCGGAGGCCGCGCTCGACGCGGCCAAGGCCGCCGGTGCGGATGCGGCCGATACGGTGGTCGCCGCCGGCACGTCCACGGCGGTGACCCTGCGCAACGGCGTGACCGAGGAGGTCGAGCGCTCCGAAGGCGCGGAGATCGGCCTTCGCGTCTTCGTCGGCGCCCGCAGCGCCCTGGTGGGGGTCGCCGACCAGCGCGACCTCGCCGAAGCCGCCGCCCGGGCCGTCGCCATGGCCAAGGCGGCCCCGGAGGACGACACCGTCGCCCTCGCCCCGGCCGACCAACTCGCCAAACCGCCCTTCCCGGACCTCGACCTCGACGACGGCGTGGAGCCGGACGTCGACGCGCTGACCGCCCGCGCGCGCACGATGGAAGAGGCGATGCTGGCCGTCGCCGGCGTCACCAACTCCAACGGCGTGTCGGCGGGGGCACGGCGGGCGACGCGGGTGCTCGCGACCAGCACCGGCTTCCTCGCCGCCTACGGCGCGACGATGCATCACCAGAGCGCGACGGCGATCGCCGGCGACGGCACGCGGATGGAACGCGACAGCTGGTCGAGCGTGCGCCGGCACCTGGCGGACCTCGCCGCGGCGGACGAGATCGGCCGCATCGCCGCCGAGCGCACCGTGCGCAAGCTCGACGCGCGACAGCTCACCACGCGCCGCGGCACCATCATCTTCGAGCCGCGCGCGGCGTCCGGGTTCGTCGGGCACCTCCTGTCGGCCGTCAACGGCGCGGCGGTGGCGCGGGGGGCCAGCATCCTCGCCGGAAAGCGCGGCACCGAGGTGATGGCCGACACGATCACCATCCGCGACGACCCGGCATTGCCGCGCGGCCGCGCCTCCCGCCCGTTCGACGGCGAGGGCCTCGCCGCCGCTGCGGTCGACATCGTCTCCGGTGGCACTCTCCAGGCCTACATCCTGGACCTGTCCACCGCGCGGCGTCTGGGCGAGACGTCCAACGGGCGCGCCGCCCGCGGCACCGGCTCACCGAGCCCGGCGCCGACCAACGTCACGGTCACCGGCGGCTCGGGCGACCTCGCGGCGCTGATGGCGGAGGCGGGGTCGGGCGTGCTGGTGACGGATCTGATCGGCATGGGCGCGAACGTCGTCAACGGCAATTATTCGCGCGGCGCGGCCGGGTTCTGGTTCG
This portion of the Acuticoccus sp. I52.16.1 genome encodes:
- the ubiA gene encoding 4-hydroxybenzoate octaprenyltransferase produces the protein MRGQEANTGGWTVVTRVDQGRVADAPAQNFVDRVLPQALRPYARLARLDRPIGWWLLLWPGWWSVALAGVALGAPPDVWHLVLLLVGAVVMRGAGCTYNDILDRDIDARVERTRSRPIPSGQVKVEAAMLFMLGLAFVGLAVVLQFNAFTIVLSFGSLVIVALYPLAKRVTDFPQVVLGFAFSWAALVGWAATFGSLSAAPVLIYVGSIFWTVGYDTIYAHQDRRDDAIIGVRSTARLFGGHSKPAVGGVYAIAVALFAAATYLAGGGVLAFAGLAAFAAHLAQQVTRLSPDDPAACLAAFRSNRWAGWLFFAGLVADGVFASI
- a CDS encoding M10 family metallopeptidase, translated to MAGTISTGAPSARDTEPAPGGQAAPQPRPAGPAPSAVNRGDPGDTPATAAPLALDTPVLGSIVVRRNPDHPSIDEDWYAFDFVAGETYDITLSAVRIAGVRLSDPYLTLVDARGNVVAENDDAVGLDAALTIGFAEDATYYVVPGSYYANDSGGYRLKVTQADAADPLEAIDWGVRVAGTTVAVYFARGGESFDGSRNDADWTPYERAQVFEALGTYEDVSNLSFVEVASAGTADFILTKNPGGDALGWFNPPDPSLGWQEGVGWFNDGADLWSDAAGGLLAAGSNTFLTFLHEFGHGLGLAHPHDDGGGSTIMAGATGGPSLDQGVFTVMSYNDGWWDGPSGPSPDQRYGFNLTPAALDIALIQKKYGADTTHNAGNDTYTLPMTNAPGTGYATIWDTGGVDTIAAAGTRATVIDLTAATITGSAATGGGVVSYAAGIYGGFTIAGGVAIENASGGSGADAIGGNGLANLLSGNAGGDTLAGGAGNDTLDGGPGADTMEGGSGNDVYVVDQRGDRIVEAAGEGVDLVRSATVDIDLGAYRNVEVAALTGTAGLDVTGDARANFILGNAGRNALSGGEGDDRIRGGRGADVVRGEGGNDVLLGQDGNDVLFGNAGRDNLRGGTGTDLLIGGRGADRFVVGPDQGNDTIRDFEPGVDKIHLAALSLGTYAALTGAMVQTGRGVHITFGREDGLTVEGATLADLSADDFIL
- a CDS encoding DUF6101 family protein, with translation MNATACQSTPDAVHIATVRAPLSAFRWVPDNDMEPHRMGVRRPTAPRKIEGLMSGDADTTVALEVANHTLNVTQMAAASDGISTRPVSSFRGVGVAVRSGDGEPVFNLTLVHENPRLSIPLSTSTEAATVAREWQAWAKALNLPLLAVNEDGSVHAELTAMGVVLAERPSPRRRGSALVGRRSRYGRKRRAADVHRSAAR
- a CDS encoding TldD/PmbA family protein, with amino-acid sequence MPNPTAFSNTADLTSLAEAALDAAKAAGADAADTVVAAGTSTAVTLRNGVTEEVERSEGAEIGLRVFVGARSALVGVADQRDLAEAAARAVAMAKAAPEDDTVALAPADQLAKPPFPDLDLDDGVEPDVDALTARARTMEEAMLAVAGVTNSNGVSAGARRATRVLATSTGFLAAYGATMHHQSATAIAGDGTRMERDSWSSVRRHLADLAAADEIGRIAAERTVRKLDARQLTTRRGTIIFEPRAASGFVGHLLSAVNGAAVARGASILAGKRGTEVMADTITIRDDPALPRGRASRPFDGEGLAAAAVDIVSGGTLQAYILDLSTARRLGETSNGRAARGTGSPSPAPTNVTVTGGSGDLAALMAEAGSGVLVTDLIGMGANVVNGNYSRGAAGFWFENGEIAYPVAEITVAGSLAQMFAAARFGDDAPGLASVDAPSIAIAGMTIGGR